GTTGATACGGAAGTAGGACCTGCCAACCTGTTCTTAGTATGGATATAATCCAAGGCTTCATAAGCATTTACAAGTCCTTCACCTAGCGAATAATCAGTCTCTATCGTATCTGAAGTATTTTCAATAATTCCCTTAACCTGATGACCACTCAAATATGGTGCTTGCTGTTTTACCATTGCTGCGACGGAACTGACAATTCCAGTTGACATACTTGTACCTTCCATTATAGTGTATCCACCTATACCTGTACTAAAGACATCTGTACCTGGTGCCACAACGTCCACAGATCTTCCGAAGTTTGAGAACTCTGCCTTCTTTAATGTTGAAGTATCAACACTACCCACCCCCAGAACACTTGAATATGCTGCGGGGTAAACCACCATTTCTGCATCATCATTTCCTGATGCTCCTACTACCAGCACTCCTTTGCTGGATGCATAATTAATAACATCTTCCAAAGATTTCATATTAGAATAACTGCCCAGACTTAGGTTAATGATATCAACACCTTGATCCACTGCGTATTCAATCCCTTTAATAACTGTAGACATAGAGGTTGTATCATCTTCAAAAACCTTAATCGGCATAAGTTTAACATTTTTTGCTATAGAAGAGACTCCAACGGAATTATTAGTAATTGCCCCTATCAATCCTGCTACGTGTGTGCCATGCCCTTCATGATCAATGGGTGCCTCTCCTTCTTGAACAAAGTTCTTACCCTCTACAATTGTTTCTTTTAGGTCAGGATGATTCAAATCTATTCCAGAATCAACTACTCCTACAACAATCGTATCTAAAGGCTTGTACTTTTCCCAAGCACTGGATATATTCATTCTGTCGAATAATAAAGATTGAGAGTCGTAGAAAGGATCATTTGTGACTGAAGATAATAAAAATGCGGGTTGATCTACTTCAGCATACTGAATTTCCGGATCCTTATTTAATTCCCTAATCCAGTTATCTTTCTCACTTATAGGTACTGAAAGGACGTCTAACTTAAATTTCCTTTCTTTCGTTACAGCCATCGTCTCAACATTTTGTTTATACTTAATCATAATATTTACTTTCTTTTCTGCTAACGCGGGATTTACCTGGATGAACATTGCAGATAGAATAAGTACCATAAAAAGCCTTAAATACTTCATTTTCCGCACCTCACATTTAAACAATTACATTAACTAACAGTATATCGAATAATTGTATAAAAAGTCTAAGGAATTTAGAATGAAAATACTGAAAATTCCACAATTACATCATTTCACAATAAAAAGGACCGCCTAAGAAACTAAGCGGTCCTTTGTCAAACAAACTTATTTAGTTACTTTTTTGTGAAGAGAATCTCTAACTTTTTGATCTACAGCAGCTTGTCCACCAAGTACCGTAATAGTAGAAATATTGTTTGTATAAACATATTTTGTTAAGAAAGAGTCTACTTCTTTTGGCAGCTCATTCGGGTCTACCAGCAATAACAATCCATTGTTTGAAGTGACAAGCGGTGCAGCAGATAATGCATCCGGGAAGTTCTTACCACTTGCTACGAATAGTTCTGGAGATCCATTTGAAAATTTCTTCAGAATCTCTGCAAGAGTTCCATATCGGTTCACACCAGCAAGTCGATTGACTGAAAGTGCTACGGAGTCTGCTTCTTTAGCCACTTTCTCTGAAATTGCTGCTGTACCTCCTAATACATACACATCTTCATTCTCCAGAAGAGATTTCGCTTCTTCTGATAGTGTTTTTCCATCAGTTAGTACAATTGGCATATTATATTCTCCTGCAACAGCAGCGGCACTCAGTGCATCTGCAAAGTTTTCACCTGTTGCCAAGAATACGCCATCTCCAGAGAAGCCTTTTTCTTTTAGTTTTGCTGCTACAGCAAGGTTTGTACCATAACGAGTGGCCATACCTTCGGTTACTAAACGCTCTATATTTGAAGAGTTAATGCTGAGACTATTTAATTGGGTGTACACTTTAGGAGAGATAACTGCTTCTCCACCTAGTAAATACACATTTTCTGCTCCTAAACGCTCAATTTCATTCAGCACTTCTTTAGTTAGCTTACCATCTTTTCCAACAGGTAGAATAGGTGCCTCAAGCTCTGAAGCTAATGGTCCAGCTGATAGTGCATCCGGGAAATTATATCCTGTAGTAAGGATGACCGTCTTACTATTTCCTTTAGGGAAACCATCTGGATATAGCTTTTTAGAGACCGCCAAGGCAGTTCCGATTCGGTCTTCACCGGCAACTTCAGTTATGATATCCCCATCCGCTTTAATTGGTAATAAAGACAGTACCTCATTTGTTTTCGCATCTAATAGATATACCGCGCCGATGTAATTGTTTGATTCTTCAGGAGTAGTAATCTTCACATCTGAAGTTAGTGTTTTTCCTACACCTAAAGACGTTGTCTTATCAGAAACTTCAATCTTTCCTTTTCCTTTTTCACCTGGCGACAGAACACTGAGTTCTGTTACAGAAAGATCAAGTTTCGTACTTGGATCCTGAGTGGCATAACCCTCGATTGCAATAGTATACTTTCCGTCCGCTAGACCGTTTAAAGTTACCATTTCATCCGATGTTCCACCCGCAGACATGCCAACTTGGTTTCCTTTTTCATCCAAGATATAAAGATCCACATCATCGCTTGCATAGGATGGATTTGACGTTTTCACAGATAACGAAACATTGTTCTTGATGTTAAGTTCTTGTTTATAAAATTGATTGTTACCTGGTACTTCTACTCTTGAATTCACTGTTTTAGGGCTGCTAAATTCAGCTGATGCTAACTTAACATCCTTTTTGGTAGATAAGTAGTTTGAAAATGATACTGATTTGGTAATTGCTTTGTTTGGTTCCACTTTACCGAGTTTGATTTCCCCTGGCTCTGCCACAACATCTTGGACAACCGCTTCTAGTTGATATTTATTTATCTCTTTCCCTTTCTCAGGTCCAAATGTTCCATAGACATGCACTTCCCATACACCTGGTTTCGGTGATTTGAATACATCATCTTCTACATCCATACCTCCGTATCCTGCATACCCTTTAAATTCACTCACTTCTACACCATCTGGATCAAAGACGATCATTCGCACTCTGCCTTTGTAATCATTATTTTCACTTAAGGCATTGAGAGAGAATCGTAGTTCACTCACCCCAGGCTTCACTTCAAAAGTATACCCCTTAGATTTAGAGGCTTGAACCTCGTCTGTAATTCGAGAACGGAAGCGATTTTCTTTAGTGAATTTCTTTCCAACAATAATGGTTTGCGCTGATCTCGCCTCAACATATGCGGTAGACTTATCATCAATTAACAAAGTACCGGCATTGGTACCCTCTTTCAGTTTAGAAGAATCATAGTCTACAGTGATAAGCTTGTGCTCTCCAGGAGCAAGCTTTACCTCATGATCAGATGGCGTGAACCAGTCGTCTGATGCTGACACCATGAGATCCTTGGATTCATCTGTATTATTTTCTATAAGCACTTCAACTGTATCTGGAATATCTTTGTTTCGGACATAAAGGCCCGGCCCACCTGAAATTTTCTCACCGTGATAAACGGTAACATCCACTTCTTTAATATCATTGATAAAATGTTTACGTAGATACTCATAGGCTGCAGGAACATTAATTAAGCCTGCACCTTCTTGGGCACGGTTATAACCATCAAGATGGTCTGCAGTTTGAATCAAAGCTTCCCGTGCAATCTCGTAGTTAAAAGGAATACGGTCTTTTAGCGCGGCAGATTTCAATAGGGCGACTGCCCCGGCAACATATGGTGAAGACATACTTGTACCTTGCATCACAACATATGGTCCAGCTTGAACTGGATGGGCTGCATATGCAGAACCAGGTCCAACGATATCAGGCTTCTGGTTTCCAATTTCATTCGGCCCTACAGAAGAAAAATACCATAATCCTTCTCCTTCTTTAGGTGTTCCATCTTCATTTTTACCATAAGGATAAGCATTGTATTCTGTAGCCCACATTTCAGAAGTTATATGCGCTCCAACTGAAATAATTGGTCCTACATCTCCAGGTGACCCAACTGTATCAATTCCAGGTCCGGAATTACCTGCTGATGTGACAAAAATGATATCCGTCATTTCACTTAATAACTCCATTAATTCTCCATACGAACCCATACCTTCATTTAGATCAGGTGAAGAACCTAAACTTAAGTTTGCTACGTCAACATCAAATCCTCCAGCTGCTTCAGGGAGCGCTGCATCTACCATCGCTGATTGGATACTGAACGTAGAAGCTCCACCCTCTTCTTTAAATACCCGTAACCCAACAAGTTCGGCACCTGGTGCTACACCTTCTCCCGCTACTGCTCCATACTTATTTGAACGTAAAGGTCCGTCAGCAGCTGCAATACCGGACACATGAGATCCATGTCCATTAAAATCAGTAAAAATGCTAGCAAATTTCCCCTTTGTGTCTAGATCAGAAATTCGGAAGTTTGCACCCAACAAATCGTCTGATACATTGACATCGAAAGTACCTGTTTCTCCGTTTGCATATCCGGTCTCATCAGTGAAGTCGTGATCGTTATCTGTATCGATATATACCTTGTCATCCACTAATAATGTGGCAAAATTATCTTTAACTGCGCCATCTGCATTTAAATCCTGGCCTTCATTCTCAAATTTTGTCATACTAAAGTACAATTTATCATCAGAAGCATCTAATCCAGTCGTGGTATATGTAGTTTCACCAACTGTAATGCTATCCCCTTCAGCATGGCCTTCATCATACAGTACATCTCCCTCGGCTAAATACGTCCCTTTAACAGGAGAGTAAATACCATATCGCCCATCTCGATCGGCGATTGTATAGTCACGTACGGCCACAATCTTAGACTCACCATATTTACGCGTAGCTTGGTCCATCTTCTCTGTAAATGATTCATGACCTGGATCGGGACCTGAGTCAATGATTCCGATTCGAACTCCAGAACCATCAAATTTATTATGAAAATCCAGT
The nucleotide sequence above comes from Bacillus sp. KH172YL63. Encoded proteins:
- a CDS encoding cell wall-binding repeat-containing protein, which codes for MVIKKKVLSIVASASLVASSFAGITSFNPDKAEAALQETKKFKASNFSDVIALSMSSKKMQELVIVGNGKVDASAQLEKLGVKVKINHKNFLYLADVPTGKIMDVMGLKSIRTVGKNAEVKVDKVQDKELKVEGQNELAEGAIVTPEQHETHSSTGVLDFHNKFDGSGVRIGIIDSGPDPGHESFTEKMDQATRKYGESKIVAVRDYTIADRDGRYGIYSPVKGTYLAEGDVLYDEGHAEGDSITVGETTYTTTGLDASDDKLYFSMTKFENEGQDLNADGAVKDNFATLLVDDKVYIDTDNDHDFTDETGYANGETGTFDVNVSDDLLGANFRISDLDTKGKFASIFTDFNGHGSHVSGIAAADGPLRSNKYGAVAGEGVAPGAELVGLRVFKEEGGASTFSIQSAMVDAALPEAAGGFDVDVANLSLGSSPDLNEGMGSYGELMELLSEMTDIIFVTSAGNSGPGIDTVGSPGDVGPIISVGAHITSEMWATEYNAYPYGKNEDGTPKEGEGLWYFSSVGPNEIGNQKPDIVGPGSAYAAHPVQAGPYVVMQGTSMSSPYVAGAVALLKSAALKDRIPFNYEIAREALIQTADHLDGYNRAQEGAGLINVPAAYEYLRKHFINDIKEVDVTVYHGEKISGGPGLYVRNKDIPDTVEVLIENNTDESKDLMVSASDDWFTPSDHEVKLAPGEHKLITVDYDSSKLKEGTNAGTLLIDDKSTAYVEARSAQTIIVGKKFTKENRFRSRITDEVQASKSKGYTFEVKPGVSELRFSLNALSENNDYKGRVRMIVFDPDGVEVSEFKGYAGYGGMDVEDDVFKSPKPGVWEVHVYGTFGPEKGKEINKYQLEAVVQDVVAEPGEIKLGKVEPNKAITKSVSFSNYLSTKKDVKLASAEFSSPKTVNSRVEVPGNNQFYKQELNIKNNVSLSVKTSNPSYASDDVDLYILDEKGNQVGMSAGGTSDEMVTLNGLADGKYTIAIEGYATQDPSTKLDLSVTELSVLSPGEKGKGKIEVSDKTTSLGVGKTLTSDVKITTPEESNNYIGAVYLLDAKTNEVLSLLPIKADGDIITEVAGEDRIGTALAVSKKLYPDGFPKGNSKTVILTTGYNFPDALSAGPLASELEAPILPVGKDGKLTKEVLNEIERLGAENVYLLGGEAVISPKVYTQLNSLSINSSNIERLVTEGMATRYGTNLAVAAKLKEKGFSGDGVFLATGENFADALSAAAVAGEYNMPIVLTDGKTLSEEAKSLLENEDVYVLGGTAAISEKVAKEADSVALSVNRLAGVNRYGTLAEILKKFSNGSPELFVASGKNFPDALSAAPLVTSNNGLLLLVDPNELPKEVDSFLTKYVYTNNISTITVLGGQAAVDQKVRDSLHKKVTK
- a CDS encoding S8 family serine peptidase, with product MKYLRLFMVLILSAMFIQVNPALAEKKVNIMIKYKQNVETMAVTKERKFKLDVLSVPISEKDNWIRELNKDPEIQYAEVDQPAFLLSSVTNDPFYDSQSLLFDRMNISSAWEKYKPLDTIVVGVVDSGIDLNHPDLKETIVEGKNFVQEGEAPIDHEGHGTHVAGLIGAITNNSVGVSSIAKNVKLMPIKVFEDDTTSMSTVIKGIEYAVDQGVDIINLSLGSYSNMKSLEDVINYASSKGVLVVGASGNDDAEMVVYPAAYSSVLGVGSVDTSTLKKAEFSNFGRSVDVVAPGTDVFSTGIGGYTIMEGTSMSTGIVSSVAAMVKQQAPYLSGHQVKGIIENTSDTIETDYSLGEGLVNAYEALDYIHTKNRLAGPTSVSTSVEISQKGWEGLDEKEWFIDNQKLSGKFVVLASGDTFADSLAASPLASYLDCPILLVKGSKVSEEVIEEIKRLGADQVVIVGGENALSDDVEGALYRLPLSIHRLFGDTRYETNLAINEAIPYHTNKAFIVSGENYPDALSVAGYSGALNYPILFVKKESISDSIKKYIHTNEVTKTYIVGGTAVISRKVENGLPSPYRIAGEDRYSTNKNIQQVFGKQYPSPYLYFATGENYPDALTAGPLAGRLKGPVILVGPSQSNIEESTKWFENKQGYFILGGEDAISLPKAWRIDDLNNE